One part of the Nostoc sp. PCC 7120 = FACHB-418 genome encodes these proteins:
- a CDS encoding AI-2E family transporter, with translation MQTLKLLNWWQTLTPIARIGAIALFAPLLVLNGWAISAIFDYFHSLIVILVGASVLAFLLNYPVSWMAHRGARREQVAILVFLLALSILLALGVTLFPLALTQAQQLVARIPELIDSGRSQLMMLNEKAETVGLPINLDALVVQINDRVKGQLQAIAGQVLNLAVVTFTSLLDFLLTMVLTFYLLQHGGELWQSLVEWLPSKFRAPFSQTVRLSFQNFFITQLILSTCMASALIPAFLWLKVPFGLLFGLTIGIMALVPFGGSVGIALTTSLVALQDFSMGVRVLIAAVIVQQILENLIAPRILGNFTGLNPVWILISVLTGARVGGLLGVIVAVPTAVIIKTALTALRPSSVNNAIEVTDTTEIAASVVQKENPKNTLSISEPTTP, from the coding sequence ATGCAGACACTCAAGCTACTCAACTGGTGGCAAACACTAACACCAATAGCGAGAATTGGGGCGATCGCTCTGTTCGCTCCTTTATTAGTTCTCAATGGTTGGGCAATTTCCGCAATTTTTGATTACTTCCATTCCTTAATAGTCATTTTAGTCGGAGCTTCAGTTTTAGCATTTCTGCTCAACTACCCTGTTAGTTGGATGGCGCATCGCGGCGCGAGGCGAGAGCAAGTTGCTATTTTAGTGTTTTTATTGGCTCTATCAATTTTGTTAGCTCTGGGTGTGACTTTATTTCCTCTGGCGCTTACCCAAGCTCAACAACTGGTAGCACGTATCCCAGAGTTAATTGATTCTGGGCGATCGCAGCTCATGATGTTAAACGAGAAAGCAGAGACTGTAGGTTTACCGATTAACCTGGATGCTTTGGTAGTACAGATTAATGATCGCGTCAAAGGACAACTCCAGGCGATCGCCGGACAAGTCCTCAATCTGGCCGTTGTCACCTTCACCAGTTTGCTAGATTTTCTGTTGACAATGGTGTTAACTTTCTATCTTCTCCAGCATGGCGGTGAACTTTGGCAAAGCTTAGTAGAATGGCTCCCTAGCAAGTTCCGCGCTCCATTCTCCCAAACAGTACGCTTGAGCTTTCAAAATTTCTTTATTACCCAGTTAATTTTATCTACTTGTATGGCATCAGCCCTCATTCCTGCCTTCTTATGGCTGAAGGTGCCATTTGGGCTATTATTTGGGCTGACCATTGGCATTATGGCGCTTGTGCCATTTGGTGGTTCTGTGGGTATTGCACTTACTACCTCACTAGTCGCATTGCAAGATTTCTCGATGGGAGTCAGAGTTTTGATTGCGGCTGTAATTGTCCAGCAAATTCTGGAAAACTTAATCGCTCCCCGTATCTTGGGCAATTTTACTGGCTTGAATCCAGTCTGGATATTAATATCTGTTTTGACAGGAGCTAGAGTTGGTGGACTTTTAGGGGTAATTGTTGCCGTTCCCACTGCTGTAATAATTAAGACTGCTTTGACTGCCTTACGTCCCTCTAGTGTAAATAATGCAATAGAAGTAACAGATACCACAGAAATAGCTGCATCCGTAGTACAAAAAGAGAATCCCAAAAATACCCTAAGTATTTCCGAACCAACTACGCCGTAA
- a CDS encoding NfeD family protein, with amino-acid sequence MPISTLIWLLAGAILCLTELFLPSAFIAFMMGISALMVALLSQLGLALWLQVVAWLFLSTVLIALSRRFLQPRQRRSKIQDAITAETLTEILPGQAGRVLYEGNSWRAKCDDEQITIAAHQRVYVVRREGTTLVVMPENLLHFSH; translated from the coding sequence ATGCCAATATCTACCTTAATCTGGCTACTGGCTGGAGCAATTCTCTGCTTAACAGAATTGTTCTTACCATCGGCGTTTATCGCCTTCATGATGGGAATTAGCGCCTTAATGGTGGCGTTACTATCTCAATTGGGGTTAGCTTTATGGCTGCAAGTTGTGGCTTGGTTGTTTCTTTCTACCGTTTTGATTGCACTTTCCCGCCGATTTTTGCAACCACGACAACGTAGGTCAAAAATTCAAGATGCAATTACGGCGGAAACCTTAACAGAAATTCTCCCCGGACAAGCAGGACGAGTATTATACGAAGGAAATTCTTGGCGGGCAAAGTGCGACGACGAGCAAATCACTATCGCTGCTCACCAAAGGGTTTATGTAGTCAGGAGGGAAGGCACTACTTTAGTGGTGATGCCTGAAAATTTGCTGCATTTTAGTCACTAG
- a CDS encoding Fur family transcriptional regulator has product MRAIRTRSQERILNLLQTIKQGISAQDIYVELRNRNQSMGLATVYRSLEALKLEGLVQVRTLPNGEALYSLAQQDKHHLTCLQCGVSIPIHQCPVHNLEEQLQTAHKFKIFYHTLEFFGLCGKCQMNHASEI; this is encoded by the coding sequence ATGAGAGCCATACGCACCCGCAGTCAAGAGCGCATCTTAAACCTGTTGCAAACCATTAAACAAGGCATTTCTGCCCAGGATATTTATGTAGAACTCCGTAATCGCAATCAGAGTATGGGGTTAGCAACAGTTTATCGTTCCTTGGAAGCCTTAAAACTAGAAGGCTTGGTGCAGGTACGGACTTTACCTAATGGCGAAGCTCTCTACAGCCTAGCGCAGCAAGATAAACACCATCTTACGTGCCTGCAATGCGGTGTATCTATTCCTATTCATCAATGCCCTGTTCACAACTTAGAAGAACAGTTACAAACTGCCCATAAGTTTAAGATTTTCTACCACACTCTGGAGTTTTTCGGTTTGTGTGGTAAGTGCCAAATGAATCACGCGAGTGAAATTTAG
- the blaOXA gene encoding class D beta-lactamase, whose protein sequence is MSRNRRMSLAMIVAMTTLVPFLTISNFRDMPGHSQEIQTPAIPVNVNLGRSFNQLGIKGSILIYDRNNKKFYEHNAARNSQSFLPASTFKIFNSLVALETGVISNDVAILTWDGMQRQFPTWNQDTNIRQAFRNSTVWFYQVLARKIGHERMEKFIKQVGYGNLQIGTPEQIDRFWLEGPLQITPKQQIEFLQRLHRKELPFSQRTLDLVQDIMIYERTPNYVLRGKTGWAASVTPNIGWFVGYLEQNNNVYFFATNIDIRNNDDAAARIEVTRRSLKALGLL, encoded by the coding sequence ATGTCTCGAAATCGACGAATGTCCCTAGCAATGATCGTTGCTATGACTACCCTTGTGCCATTTTTAACAATTAGCAATTTTCGAGATATGCCTGGACACTCCCAGGAAATTCAGACACCTGCAATTCCGGTGAATGTTAACCTTGGGCGTTCATTTAATCAACTGGGAATCAAAGGTTCTATTCTAATTTACGATCGCAACAACAAAAAATTTTACGAACACAACGCTGCTCGCAACTCACAATCGTTCCTTCCTGCCTCGACTTTTAAAATTTTTAATTCTCTGGTAGCTTTAGAGACTGGGGTAATTTCCAATGATGTGGCTATTTTGACTTGGGACGGTATGCAGCGCCAGTTCCCCACATGGAATCAAGACACCAATATACGCCAAGCATTCAGAAATTCGACAGTATGGTTCTACCAAGTACTGGCTCGAAAAATTGGTCATGAACGGATGGAGAAATTTATCAAGCAAGTCGGCTATGGGAATCTTCAAATCGGCACACCTGAGCAAATTGACAGATTTTGGCTAGAAGGGCCTTTGCAAATTACACCCAAACAACAGATTGAGTTTCTACAACGTCTGCACCGCAAAGAGTTACCCTTTTCCCAACGTACTTTGGATTTAGTTCAAGACATCATGATTTACGAACGTACCCCCAATTATGTATTGCGAGGAAAGACAGGCTGGGCGGCAAGTGTTACCCCGAATATTGGCTGGTTTGTGGGATATCTGGAACAAAACAATAATGTATATTTCTTTGCTACCAATATTGATATACGCAACAATGATGACGCTGCTGCCCGAATTGAAGTTACTCGGCGCAGTCTCAAAGCTTTAGGATTGCTGTGA
- the purS gene encoding phosphoribosylformylglycinamidine synthase subunit PurS produces the protein MQTKYLAKIFVTLRPSVLDPAGVAVQSGLLQMGYDNVDHVRIGKYIELNITTSDEAKARQDLNRICDQMLSNPVIENYRFDLIEVETQTGVF, from the coding sequence GTGCAAACTAAGTATCTAGCCAAAATTTTCGTGACACTTCGTCCTTCAGTTTTAGACCCGGCCGGTGTGGCCGTACAATCTGGTCTCCTGCAAATGGGATACGATAACGTTGATCATGTACGGATTGGTAAGTACATTGAACTCAACATTACTACTTCTGATGAAGCAAAAGCGCGTCAAGACTTAAACCGCATTTGTGATCAAATGTTATCTAATCCAGTAATTGAAAATTATCGCTTTGATTTGATTGAAGTCGAAACCCAGACCGGAGTATTTTAG
- a CDS encoding SPFH domain-containing protein has protein sequence MEQLFLLIALALGGSAVAGSVKVINQGNEVLVERLGSYHKKLGPGLNLVLPFIDKAVYKETIREKVLDIPPQKCITRDNVGIEVDAVVYWRIVDMEKAWYKVENLHSAMVNMVLTQIRSEMGQLELDQTFTARSQINELLLRELDIATDPWGVKVTRVELRDIIPSQAVRESMELQMSAERRRRAAILNSEGEREAAVNSARGKAEAQILDAEARQKSVILQAEAEQKAIVLKAQAERQQQVLKAQAIAESAEILAQKISSNGTAEQALEVLLALGYLDMGATIGKSDSSKVMFMDPRAIPATLEGIRSIVSDSQSSVVSGQ, from the coding sequence ATGGAACAGTTATTTTTATTGATTGCTTTAGCGCTCGGTGGTTCTGCCGTTGCGGGGTCTGTGAAGGTGATTAATCAAGGTAATGAAGTTTTAGTAGAAAGATTAGGTAGCTACCACAAAAAGCTAGGCCCAGGACTAAATCTTGTCCTTCCTTTTATAGATAAAGCCGTCTACAAAGAAACTATCCGCGAAAAGGTTTTAGATATTCCACCCCAAAAATGTATTACCCGCGACAACGTAGGAATTGAAGTAGACGCAGTGGTTTACTGGCGAATTGTCGATATGGAAAAGGCTTGGTACAAAGTAGAAAACCTCCACTCGGCAATGGTGAATATGGTGCTGACCCAAATTCGCTCGGAAATGGGACAGTTGGAGTTAGATCAAACCTTTACGGCTCGTTCCCAAATTAATGAACTTTTATTACGGGAATTGGATATTGCCACTGATCCTTGGGGTGTAAAAGTCACAAGGGTAGAACTGCGAGATATTATTCCTTCCCAAGCTGTGCGGGAATCGATGGAATTGCAAATGTCAGCCGAACGACGCAGACGAGCAGCAATTTTAAATTCAGAGGGTGAGAGGGAAGCGGCTGTCAATTCTGCCAGAGGTAAGGCCGAAGCCCAAATATTAGATGCGGAAGCCAGGCAAAAGTCGGTAATCTTACAAGCAGAGGCGGAACAAAAAGCGATCGTTCTCAAAGCTCAGGCTGAACGTCAGCAACAAGTTCTCAAAGCTCAGGCTATTGCCGAATCAGCAGAAATTCTTGCCCAGAAAATCAGTTCCAATGGTACTGCTGAACAAGCCCTAGAGGTGTTATTGGCTTTGGGTTATCTCGATATGGGCGCAACCATCGGTAAGAGCGATAGCAGTAAAGTCATGTTTATGGACCCCCGCGCTATTCCCGCTACTTTAGAGGGTATTCGCTCGATTGTTTCGGATAGTCAGTCGTCAGTGGTCAGTGGTCAGTAG
- a CDS encoding LCP family protein has product MTIQRTSAEGNPSSNAPNSSGKNSRNTKPGRWLWFWMGMGGIAMVSATAGALLAVSLTSTPLQQAQLSPQEEAVFDGDAISGSGLRFSELTRPVNLLVMGMSVLPPDVQNPPTETQNLRYLPQVNSFDGLADVMLMVKFDPETKKIAMLSIPRDTRTRIEGHGVRKINAANVEGGPALTATTVSNLLGGVGIDRYIRINVLGVGKLIDALGGVTVYVPKDMKYQDHSQHLYINLKAGKQHLNGDQVLQLLRFRHDELGDIGRIQRQQMVMRALMDQALNPVTVAQLPKILNVVKDNIDTNLTVEELVALVGFGVRTNRTNMQMLMLPGRFSEPNEYNASYWIPSKNGIAKLMAQHFGLESLSENPVNDPTAVRVAIQDSTGSDRSQLRPLINALEKAGYRNVYVANAWTEPLEVTNIIAQQGDGNSAESIRNALGFGEVRVESTGSLNSDISIQVGKDWLQQKSLLEDSIKF; this is encoded by the coding sequence GTGACCATTCAAAGAACTTCAGCAGAAGGAAATCCATCGTCAAACGCCCCTAACTCCAGTGGCAAAAATTCGCGCAATACGAAACCGGGGCGTTGGCTATGGTTTTGGATGGGTATGGGTGGAATTGCGATGGTATCAGCAACAGCCGGAGCGCTATTAGCTGTTTCATTAACCAGTACACCATTGCAGCAAGCTCAACTCAGCCCCCAAGAAGAAGCAGTCTTTGATGGTGATGCCATCTCTGGTAGTGGATTACGTTTTTCTGAATTAACTCGGCCTGTGAATCTATTAGTCATGGGGATGAGCGTACTTCCACCAGATGTTCAAAATCCCCCTACTGAAACCCAAAATCTCCGCTACCTACCCCAGGTAAATTCCTTTGATGGTCTTGCTGATGTCATGCTCATGGTGAAGTTTGACCCAGAGACCAAAAAAATTGCTATGCTTTCCATTCCCAGAGATACCCGCACGCGTATAGAAGGGCATGGAGTCAGAAAAATTAATGCCGCTAACGTGGAGGGTGGGCCTGCTTTAACTGCCACAACTGTTAGTAATCTGTTGGGTGGTGTGGGTATTGATCGCTATATCCGCATTAACGTTTTGGGAGTTGGTAAACTCATTGATGCTTTGGGCGGAGTGACAGTTTATGTCCCCAAAGATATGAAATATCAAGATCATTCCCAACACTTATATATTAATTTAAAGGCAGGTAAACAGCATCTGAATGGCGACCAGGTACTACAATTACTCCGCTTTCGTCATGATGAACTAGGAGATATTGGCCGGATTCAACGCCAGCAAATGGTGATGCGTGCTTTAATGGATCAAGCTCTTAACCCTGTAACAGTAGCTCAGTTACCAAAAATTCTCAACGTAGTTAAAGATAATATCGACACCAACTTGACAGTTGAGGAATTGGTAGCGCTAGTGGGTTTTGGTGTGCGGACTAATCGCACCAATATGCAAATGTTAATGCTACCCGGACGTTTCAGCGAACCAAATGAGTATAATGCCAGCTATTGGATACCAAGTAAAAATGGTATCGCTAAACTTATGGCACAGCATTTTGGTTTGGAATCTCTATCAGAAAACCCGGTAAATGATCCAACGGCTGTACGAGTGGCAATTCAGGATAGCACAGGTAGCGATCGCTCTCAACTACGTCCTTTAATTAATGCCTTAGAAAAAGCCGGCTATCGTAACGTTTACGTGGCTAATGCTTGGACTGAACCCTTGGAAGTCACTAATATTATTGCCCAGCAAGGCGACGGCAACAGCGCTGAGTCCATTCGCAACGCCTTAGGTTTTGGCGAAGTGCGGGTAGAAAGCACTGGTAGTCTCAACTCAGATATTAGTATCCAAGTAGGCAAAGATTGGTTACAACAAAAATCTCTGTTAGAGGATTCTATTAAGTTCTAA
- a CDS encoding PP2C family protein-serine/threonine phosphatase produces the protein MLSIERIIYCINQNCDNPINFAGERVCASCQTPLVHRYLWATGSLATEIPLGTKVSDRYEVIGQQVWLDTRPGLLPEVPQELPPDVIPYLRLYPERSHLPQVYGFVTSLPEGADNILLLENVPIDEEGNIYPTIIDAWEKAKPVRQVYWLWQILQLWTPLLELGLAQNLLKADNLRVQGWCVRLLDLNATIPTEQPNLKDLSDSWQPLLELTTTSVTPRLQNIIQQMANSEVELETIATQLNALLLAAAGELPLTLSMAGVTDAGPQLKQNEDTCYPNTAVDSHELLVPNLAIVCDGIGGHQGGEVASQLAVQSLKLQIRALFTEVATQPEIVPPTLLQEQLEASLRVANNLISSRNDEQKRQGRERMATTLVMAVQVPQRVLTTSEWQSDNAHELYLVNVGDSRAYWITREYCQQLTVDDDIVTREVRSARSLYRQVLQRQDANALTQALGNRDAESLRLAIKRFIIDEDGILLLCSDGLSDNNWVENSWQDYAVPVLTGQMTVEDAAHHWINLANEKNGHDNTSVVLTLCRVSKEYLVPITPTPPLVEIPEPEIAELERYPEESILTESSQALLDLELPDEPSPAPIKQPKRRQPLLLVGGLLALLVGGTGIGLFAWWQLSPQSFQQMCQKLPPSLQQYCSPRGR, from the coding sequence ATGCTTTCTATCGAACGGATAATTTATTGCATAAATCAAAATTGTGATAACCCGATTAATTTTGCGGGAGAACGTGTTTGCGCTAGTTGTCAAACTCCTTTAGTTCACCGTTATCTTTGGGCTACAGGCTCACTAGCAACCGAGATCCCACTAGGTACAAAAGTATCAGATAGATATGAGGTAATAGGACAACAGGTTTGGTTGGACACTCGGCCGGGATTATTACCAGAAGTACCTCAAGAATTACCGCCGGATGTTATTCCTTATCTTCGCTTATATCCAGAGCGATCGCATCTCCCCCAAGTCTATGGTTTTGTTACCTCTCTACCAGAAGGCGCAGACAATATCTTATTACTAGAAAATGTCCCCATCGATGAAGAAGGGAATATTTATCCAACTATCATCGATGCCTGGGAAAAAGCCAAACCAGTCAGACAAGTTTACTGGTTATGGCAGATTCTCCAATTGTGGACACCATTACTGGAGTTAGGACTAGCTCAAAACCTGCTGAAAGCCGACAATTTGCGCGTCCAAGGTTGGTGTGTGCGACTGTTAGACCTGAATGCCACAATACCTACAGAACAGCCTAATTTAAAAGATTTAAGCGATTCTTGGCAGCCTCTACTAGAGTTGACAACAACTTCTGTTACTCCAAGGTTGCAGAATATCATCCAGCAGATGGCTAACTCAGAAGTAGAGTTAGAAACTATTGCGACTCAACTTAATGCTTTATTACTCGCAGCCGCCGGAGAATTGCCATTAACTTTAAGCATGGCAGGGGTGACAGATGCAGGCCCCCAACTCAAACAAAATGAAGATACTTGCTATCCCAATACTGCTGTTGACTCCCATGAATTATTAGTACCAAATTTAGCGATCGTTTGTGATGGCATTGGCGGACATCAAGGGGGCGAAGTAGCCAGTCAATTGGCAGTGCAGTCTCTAAAATTACAAATTCGTGCTTTATTCACCGAAGTAGCAACTCAGCCAGAAATTGTCCCACCAACTTTGTTACAGGAACAACTCGAAGCTAGTCTGCGTGTGGCTAACAACCTCATCAGTTCCCGTAATGATGAACAAAAGCGCCAAGGTAGAGAACGCATGGCCACAACGCTGGTAATGGCAGTACAAGTACCGCAACGAGTATTAACCACATCTGAGTGGCAATCAGATAATGCCCATGAGCTTTATTTGGTTAATGTGGGTGATAGCCGTGCTTATTGGATAACTCGTGAATATTGCCAACAGCTTACAGTAGACGATGATATCGTCACGAGGGAAGTCCGTTCTGCCCGGAGTTTGTATCGGCAGGTACTCCAACGACAAGATGCCAATGCTTTAACTCAAGCCTTGGGAAACAGAGATGCTGAATCTTTACGGTTGGCGATTAAGCGATTCATCATCGATGAAGATGGGATTTTATTATTATGTTCCGATGGGTTAAGTGATAACAACTGGGTAGAAAATTCTTGGCAAGATTACGCTGTACCAGTATTAACTGGTCAAATGACTGTTGAAGATGCTGCCCACCATTGGATTAATCTAGCCAATGAGAAAAATGGCCATGATAATACTTCTGTTGTGCTGACTCTTTGCCGTGTTTCTAAAGAATATTTAGTGCCAATCACACCAACGCCACCACTGGTAGAGATTCCAGAACCAGAAATAGCAGAACTGGAAAGATACCCAGAAGAATCTATCTTGACGGAAAGTTCTCAAGCATTGCTGGATTTGGAACTCCCAGATGAACCCAGCCCAGCCCCAATTAAACAACCAAAACGCCGTCAACCTTTATTATTGGTTGGGGGATTATTGGCGTTACTAGTAGGGGGTACAGGTATAGGATTATTTGCTTGGTGGCAACTTAGTCCCCAATCATTTCAGCAGATGTGTCAAAAACTACCCCCGTCATTGCAGCAATATTGTTCACCGAGGGGCAGATGA
- the purQ gene encoding phosphoribosylformylglycinamidine synthase subunit PurQ: MKFGVVVFPGSNCDRDVAYVTRDLLGQPTRMVWHQDTDIADLDVVIIPGGFSYGDYLRCGAIARFSPVMQQVVEHAQKGKLVLGICNGFQVLTEAGLLPGALARNQDLHFICDRVPLTVESTNSLWTQAYNPGEVITLPIAHGEGRFYADEATLSEIEDNGQVLFRYAGENPNGSLNNIAGICDRQGNVLGMMPHPERASDPVLGGSDGLKLFQGLLEKVVALA; the protein is encoded by the coding sequence ATGAAATTTGGCGTTGTTGTATTTCCTGGTTCTAATTGCGATCGCGATGTTGCCTATGTCACTAGAGACTTGCTAGGACAGCCAACTCGCATGGTTTGGCATCAAGACACCGATATTGCTGATTTGGATGTGGTGATTATCCCTGGTGGATTTAGTTATGGTGACTATTTACGCTGTGGGGCGATCGCTCGGTTCTCTCCTGTGATGCAGCAGGTGGTGGAACACGCCCAAAAAGGTAAGTTGGTGCTGGGGATTTGTAACGGTTTTCAGGTATTAACTGAAGCCGGACTCTTACCTGGAGCCTTGGCGAGAAATCAAGATTTGCATTTTATTTGCGATCGCGTCCCTCTCACTGTTGAGAGTACCAATAGCCTTTGGACTCAAGCTTACAACCCTGGTGAAGTCATCACTCTCCCAATTGCCCACGGAGAAGGCAGATTTTATGCTGATGAGGCAACTTTATCTGAGATTGAAGATAATGGGCAGGTGCTTTTCCGTTATGCGGGTGAAAATCCCAATGGTTCCCTGAATAATATAGCCGGGATTTGCGATCGCCAAGGCAATGTTTTAGGCATGATGCCTCACCCAGAAAGGGCTTCTGACCCTGTGCTTGGTGGTAGCGATGGATTAAAGTTATTCCAAGGGTTGCTTGAGAAGGTGGTGGCGTTGGCATAA